In Nocardia sputorum, a single genomic region encodes these proteins:
- a CDS encoding caspase family protein, with protein MTRLPDPLRSRAVLVGASSYADRDLADLPSVRANVTDLAEILTSDRGTDLPAEHCTVITEDRPIADLGARVERAAEDAEDLLLFYYAGHGLPDNSGGLYLTLPSTRPATLRWTGLPFETIREAFAESRARNRVVILDCCYSGRAIGGRMSGGAPTLAGQLDVDGTFTLTSTPRNELAMAPPGAIHTAFTGELITLLTEGDPEGPELLTLGHIYQRLRWTMDQRGLPLPERCGTRTADLLALAPNRGNRGAPISASERYAEQVRQRTAALGPDHLAVLAMRDRHAFAVGESGAAAQAARLYAGLATDFARLLAADHPETLRAREQHARWTAAAGDQARAAELYAALLTDRTDVGRAVRSGPRAVGRSRVSRKETP; from the coding sequence ATGACGCGGCTTCCCGATCCCCTTCGCTCGCGCGCCGTCCTCGTCGGTGCGAGCAGTTATGCCGACCGCGACCTCGCCGACCTGCCCTCGGTACGCGCCAACGTGACCGACCTCGCGGAGATCCTCACCTCCGATCGCGGCACCGACCTGCCCGCTGAGCACTGCACCGTGATCACCGAGGATCGGCCCATCGCAGACCTCGGCGCCCGAGTGGAGCGGGCGGCCGAGGACGCGGAGGACCTGCTGCTGTTCTACTACGCCGGGCACGGTCTGCCGGACAACTCCGGCGGGCTGTATCTCACGCTGCCGTCCACCCGGCCGGCCACCCTGCGGTGGACGGGGCTGCCGTTCGAAACGATCCGGGAGGCGTTCGCCGAATCGAGGGCGCGCAACCGGGTGGTGATCCTGGACTGCTGCTACTCGGGGCGCGCGATCGGAGGCCGGATGTCCGGCGGCGCGCCGACCTTGGCCGGTCAGCTGGACGTCGACGGCACCTTCACACTGACCTCCACCCCGCGCAACGAGCTGGCGATGGCGCCACCAGGCGCGATCCACACCGCCTTCACCGGTGAATTGATCACGCTGCTGACCGAAGGCGACCCCGAAGGCCCCGAGCTGCTCACCCTCGGCCACATCTACCAGCGGCTCCGGTGGACGATGGACCAGCGCGGCCTGCCCCTGCCCGAACGGTGCGGCACCAGGACGGCCGATCTGCTGGCGCTGGCGCCCAACCGGGGGAATCGCGGCGCGCCGATCTCGGCGTCCGAGCGCTACGCCGAACAGGTCCGGCAGCGGACCGCGGCGCTCGGCCCCGACCACCTCGCGGTGCTGGCGATGCGGGACCGGCACGCCTTCGCGGTGGGCGAATCCGGCGCGGCGGCGCAGGCGGCGCGCCTGTACGCGGGTTTGGCCACCGATTTCGCCCGTCTGCTCGCCGCCGACCACCCGGAGACGCTGCGGGCGCGGGAACAGCACGCCCGGTGGACCGCCGCCGCGGGAGACCAGGCCCGCGCGGCGGAACTGTATGCCGCGCTGCTCACCGACCGCACGGACGTCGGCCGAGCCGTGCGCAGCGGACCCCGGGCGGTCGGCCGGTCCCGCGTATCCCGGAAGGAGACCCCATGA
- a CDS encoding protein kinase domain-containing protein translates to MNRRTPRGDSGTAGVLPAGFSAVELLDDDVVATVTAIADRDGREAVLTLAKAPAPDQGRTAFRRWAKGLLDISGGPHVARMIAADITADGRPFLIVESGPVLADHLDEHGPLSVRATRDLGIAIADALAAAHSVDIPHGALQPATILLVNDRAALAGFGMNAPGLAVAAAVDAYTPPEDLPAALAGRIVAGPAGDVYRLGVTLYVLLGGELPWQEALFDLAARSVALPEIPGVAAELVALLRAATTADPLARPSAAQLRDWLAGIVVDSEPRAIGAIPRELLTGSGVRKVGRRRAALLGAAGLGSGAVAGTLARHASPGMPAAPAPIALPNLAPVLPAAATAATGGLSIITVVAITVVTVTVGVVGAVTAPRILPDVFGGAQACDSVVGDRPYADVLADSVQFLNDNGYNFVFKFATEANARGSVDLPARTAAFVLEPPGRYQGEVRVEGDDLLLSGPVGGTAPGTWTRRSVATNPIARAVLGVPGIAAETLRTADPVERDGCDFTGQVDVGALRAATGQPAGTGRADFEAGIQDGTGELRYFNIRTGNPTQDIELKVERSASPSTPGDPGPTKSRTDLSGRWTNNQYSFLTNGSVAGLMIGDQPACRSTAVRSTGTTMDVQFDCLPGTQLPRTVAVHAELLDDEHLELTGNAALSGTYRLAS, encoded by the coding sequence ATGAACCGCCGGACACCACGCGGCGACTCCGGGACCGCTGGCGTGCTGCCTGCCGGATTCTCGGCGGTCGAGCTGCTGGACGACGACGTGGTCGCGACGGTGACAGCGATCGCCGACCGCGACGGCCGCGAGGCCGTGCTGACCCTCGCCAAGGCGCCCGCGCCGGACCAGGGCCGCACGGCGTTCCGGCGGTGGGCGAAGGGGCTGCTCGACATATCCGGTGGCCCGCACGTCGCCCGAATGATCGCCGCCGACATCACGGCGGACGGACGGCCCTTCCTGATCGTCGAGAGCGGGCCTGTGCTCGCCGACCACCTCGACGAACACGGCCCGCTCTCGGTGCGCGCCACCCGCGATCTCGGCATCGCGATCGCGGACGCGCTGGCCGCCGCGCACTCCGTCGACATCCCGCACGGCGCGCTGCAGCCCGCCACGATCCTCCTGGTGAACGATCGGGCGGCACTGGCCGGCTTCGGCATGAACGCCCCGGGCTTGGCGGTGGCCGCGGCCGTCGACGCCTACACCCCGCCCGAGGATCTGCCTGCGGCGCTGGCCGGGCGAATCGTGGCCGGACCGGCCGGTGACGTGTACCGTCTCGGCGTCACGCTCTATGTACTGCTGGGTGGCGAATTGCCCTGGCAGGAAGCGTTGTTCGACCTCGCGGCGCGCAGCGTCGCGCTGCCGGAGATACCCGGTGTCGCCGCCGAATTGGTGGCGCTGCTGCGGGCCGCGACCACGGCCGATCCGCTCGCCCGGCCGAGCGCGGCGCAATTGCGTGACTGGCTGGCGGGGATCGTCGTCGATTCCGAGCCCCGCGCGATCGGCGCCATCCCGCGTGAGCTCCTCACGGGCAGCGGAGTACGCAAGGTCGGACGGCGCAGAGCGGCATTGCTGGGCGCGGCCGGCCTCGGGTCGGGGGCGGTGGCGGGCACCCTCGCCAGGCACGCGAGTCCGGGTATGCCCGCCGCGCCCGCGCCCATCGCGCTGCCGAATCTCGCGCCGGTCCTCCCCGCGGCGGCGACGGCCGCCACCGGTGGGCTGTCGATCATCACCGTCGTGGCGATCACTGTCGTCACGGTGACGGTCGGCGTGGTCGGCGCGGTCACCGCCCCTCGCATCCTGCCCGACGTCTTCGGCGGCGCCCAGGCGTGCGACTCCGTGGTCGGTGACCGTCCCTACGCCGACGTGCTGGCCGACTCGGTGCAGTTCCTGAACGACAACGGCTACAACTTCGTCTTCAAGTTCGCCACCGAGGCCAACGCCCGCGGCTCGGTCGACCTCCCCGCGCGCACCGCCGCCTTCGTCCTCGAACCACCGGGCAGATATCAGGGGGAAGTGCGCGTGGAAGGTGACGACCTCCTGCTCAGCGGACCGGTGGGCGGAACGGCTCCGGGCACCTGGACCCGGCGCTCCGTGGCGACCAACCCCATCGCCCGAGCCGTTCTCGGCGTGCCGGGAATCGCCGCCGAGACACTGCGCACGGCGGATCCCGTCGAGCGCGACGGGTGCGACTTCACCGGACAGGTGGACGTCGGCGCGCTCCGCGCCGCCACCGGGCAACCGGCCGGTACGGGACGGGCCGACTTTGAAGCCGGAATCCAGGACGGCACCGGCGAATTGCGCTACTTCAACATCCGTACCGGCAATCCCACGCAGGATATCGAGCTGAAAGTGGAGCGCTCGGCTTCCCCCTCGACGCCGGGTGATCCGGGGCCGACGAAGTCACGCACCGATCTGTCCGGCCGATGGACCAACAACCAGTACTCGTTCCTCACCAACGGCTCCGTCGCGGGGCTGATGATCGGCGACCAACCCGCGTGCAGGTCGACGGCAGTGCGTTCCACCGGGACCACCATGGACGTCCAGTTCGACTGCCTGCCCGGGACGCAGCTGCCGCGAACCGTCGCCGTGCACGCGGAGCTTCTCGACGACGAGCACCTCGAGCTCACCGGGAACGCGGCGCTCAGCGGCACCTATCGGCTGGCGAGCTGA
- a CDS encoding twin-arginine translocation signal domain-containing protein — protein sequence MNEYCSSFRAVRRLPRPVDRRRFLTRAAAAGAGLALGAAMSPKTALAGSNSGFRWCSRCQNMWFAWGDDQGHCPVSHLWDHSHYQDGSAVYWFVDEQPEVGQDRAGLLGLKWCRTCKAAYFSFDRGVCPNNSEGHTPSAETYRVETDLQPPLSDFPKQPGWNRCTKCQVLYFGPNWIDSHCPAGEPHRGAAVDSGAGWRFEGYFPRIR from the coding sequence ATGAACGAGTACTGTTCGAGTTTCCGTGCCGTCCGCCGGCTGCCGCGTCCGGTGGACCGCAGACGGTTTCTCACCCGCGCCGCGGCCGCGGGAGCCGGTCTTGCGCTGGGCGCCGCCATGTCGCCGAAAACCGCCTTGGCCGGTTCCAATTCGGGCTTCCGGTGGTGCAGCCGCTGCCAGAACATGTGGTTCGCGTGGGGCGACGACCAGGGCCACTGCCCGGTGTCGCATCTCTGGGACCACAGCCACTACCAGGACGGCAGTGCGGTCTATTGGTTCGTCGACGAACAGCCCGAGGTCGGCCAGGATCGCGCGGGGCTGCTGGGCTTGAAGTGGTGCCGCACCTGCAAAGCGGCGTACTTCTCCTTCGATCGGGGTGTCTGCCCGAACAACTCGGAGGGGCACACACCGTCGGCCGAGACCTATCGCGTCGAAACGGATCTGCAGCCACCGCTGTCGGACTTCCCGAAACAGCCCGGCTGGAACCGTTGCACGAAATGCCAAGTCCTGTACTTCGGTCCGAATTGGATCGACAGCCACTGCCCGGCGGGCGAACCGCACCGCGGAGCGGCGGTCGACTCGGGCGCGGGATGGCGGTTCGAAGGCTACTTCCCGAGGATTCGATGA
- a CDS encoding sensor histidine kinase: protein MTVIVAEGDARPARVPRWASAAVAGLAALAVTCWTMAVSWSVWTPLWWQEIPPRSAGSVVIGAGVVAWVRLPSPRIGRLMVLGAAVYYLQYLRATDGVLFAIGFCLAYSWMGIAAHVLLAWPTGRLGSRFDRGFVIASHVIATGTQVVRYFVDHPEPPWAIGIHRPVTFWGATGSVLGVVMGVAAVAIVVRRWAVAAPVRRRPAGPVWIGIGATAAIKIAEAVVTVIPAPIQAKAVLASLFTVAVIVLVPLLYLVRWLVRKLGHQGVVDLLNDIERDLASISDPGALQAALRRSLGDPTLTIAYVLGDGRYVDIHGQPVTVTGRTPARSATMVRRRGDPIAVIEHDAALDGQAEATDAAITAVALAIDNARLYATQQAQLEQLRLSRLRLAQTAFDERRRIQRDLHDGSQQRFFRILMLLDSAHRALASGEGAEPEKARRAVSAAHAELTDTIRALRDLTQGIYPTVLIAHGLGAAIENLADRAPLPVTFQLTEQRWPKHVEITAYFVISEALANVYKHSGATTAHVRAHRDDRHLVIEITDDGHGGARPGDGLTGLRHRVEGVGGELDIISEAGRGTTLRARLPEAPETGATS from the coding sequence GTGACGGTCATTGTTGCGGAGGGCGATGCGCGTCCGGCGCGGGTGCCGCGCTGGGCGTCCGCGGCCGTGGCGGGGCTCGCCGCGCTGGCCGTGACGTGCTGGACCATGGCCGTCTCCTGGTCGGTGTGGACGCCGCTCTGGTGGCAGGAGATCCCGCCGCGGAGCGCGGGGTCGGTGGTGATCGGAGCCGGTGTGGTCGCCTGGGTTCGATTGCCCTCACCGCGCATCGGACGGTTGATGGTGCTCGGCGCCGCCGTGTATTACCTCCAGTACCTGAGGGCTACCGACGGTGTGCTGTTCGCGATCGGCTTCTGCCTCGCCTACAGCTGGATGGGTATCGCGGCGCACGTCCTCTTGGCTTGGCCCACCGGCCGATTGGGCAGCAGGTTCGACCGCGGTTTCGTGATCGCTTCGCATGTCATCGCGACGGGCACCCAGGTCGTGCGGTACTTCGTCGATCATCCGGAACCGCCGTGGGCGATCGGTATCCACCGCCCGGTCACTTTCTGGGGGGCGACCGGCAGCGTCCTCGGCGTCGTCATGGGCGTCGCGGCCGTCGCCATCGTGGTGCGGCGCTGGGCGGTGGCCGCACCGGTGCGCCGCAGGCCCGCCGGTCCGGTCTGGATCGGGATCGGGGCGACCGCGGCGATCAAGATCGCGGAAGCGGTGGTCACCGTGATACCCGCGCCCATCCAGGCGAAGGCCGTGCTCGCTTCGTTGTTCACCGTCGCGGTGATCGTGCTCGTCCCGCTGCTGTATCTGGTCCGCTGGCTGGTGCGCAAGCTCGGCCACCAAGGCGTGGTCGATCTGCTCAACGACATCGAACGCGACCTGGCCTCGATCTCCGATCCCGGGGCGCTGCAGGCCGCGCTGCGCCGCTCTCTCGGGGATCCCACGCTGACCATCGCCTACGTGCTGGGCGACGGCCGGTACGTGGACATCCACGGCCAGCCGGTGACCGTGACCGGCCGCACCCCGGCCCGCTCGGCGACGATGGTCCGGCGCCGCGGCGACCCCATCGCGGTCATCGAGCACGACGCCGCGCTCGACGGGCAGGCGGAGGCCACCGACGCGGCGATCACGGCCGTCGCCCTGGCCATCGACAACGCGCGCCTCTACGCCACCCAGCAGGCGCAGCTGGAACAGCTCCGCCTGTCGCGGCTGCGGTTGGCGCAGACCGCCTTCGACGAGCGCAGGCGCATCCAACGGGATCTGCACGACGGTTCCCAGCAGCGCTTCTTCCGCATCCTCATGCTGCTCGACAGTGCCCACCGCGCGCTGGCCTCGGGCGAGGGAGCGGAACCGGAGAAGGCGCGGCGCGCGGTCTCGGCCGCCCACGCCGAACTCACCGACACCATCCGCGCCTTGCGTGACCTCACCCAGGGCATCTATCCGACCGTCCTGATCGCACACGGACTCGGTGCCGCGATCGAGAACCTGGCCGACCGCGCCCCGCTGCCGGTCACTTTCCAGCTGACCGAGCAACGGTGGCCGAAACACGTGGAGATCACCGCCTATTTCGTGATCAGCGAAGCGCTCGCCAACGTCTACAAGCACTCCGGGGCGACCACTGCGCACGTGCGAGCGCATCGGGACGACCGGCATCTGGTCATCGAGATCACCGACGACGGCCACGGCGGCGCCCGCCCGGGCGACGGCCTGACCGGATTGCGCCATCGCGTCGAGGGCGTCGGCGGCGAACTCGACATCATCAGCGAGGCCGGTCGCGGAACGACATTGCGCGCTCGGCTTCCCGAGGCGCCCGAGACGGGAGCGACGTCATGA
- a CDS encoding response regulator, which produces MKIVIVEDRGLFLDLLTDALRGRGIDVLAQASTRPEALPLIDEHAPDLALLDIRLTAFHDTDGLDIAELVRANYPDVGLLLLSDYLEAAYAERLLSIEEIPRAVGYLGKERLGNLDELIDAFTRIVRGEVVIDPYIISKLMSRHRVTDPLEKLTPHERRILALVAEGRSNRGIAQTLHTKISTVEKQLSTINSKLALSETTGLNRHGSLYNQRVLAALTFLRSTNSTPD; this is translated from the coding sequence ATGAAAATCGTCATCGTCGAAGATCGCGGTCTGTTCCTGGATCTGCTCACCGACGCCTTGCGCGGTCGCGGCATCGATGTGCTCGCCCAGGCGTCGACCCGGCCGGAGGCGCTGCCGCTGATCGACGAGCACGCACCCGATCTGGCGCTGCTCGACATCCGGCTGACCGCCTTCCACGACACCGACGGCCTGGACATCGCCGAACTCGTCCGGGCGAATTACCCGGACGTCGGTCTGCTGCTGCTCTCGGACTACTTGGAGGCCGCGTACGCCGAGCGTCTGCTCAGCATCGAGGAGATCCCACGCGCCGTCGGCTATCTCGGCAAGGAACGACTCGGCAACCTCGACGAGCTCATCGACGCGTTCACCCGGATCGTCCGCGGCGAGGTGGTCATCGACCCGTACATCATCAGCAAACTGATGTCGCGCCACCGGGTGACCGATCCGCTGGAGAAGCTGACGCCGCACGAGCGGCGCATTCTCGCGCTGGTCGCCGAGGGCCGCTCCAACCGCGGCATCGCGCAGACGCTGCACACCAAGATCAGCACGGTGGAGAAGCAATTGTCCACGATCAACAGCAAACTGGCGCTGTCCGAGACCACCGGGCTGAACCGGCACGGCTCGCTCTACAACCAGCGCGTCCTGGCCGCCCTCACCTTCCTGCGCAGCACCAATTCGACGCCGGACTGA
- a CDS encoding ADP-ribosylglycohydrolase family protein, producing the protein MVDYTTIFDRVRGSLLGGAVGDALGWPIEFLRLEQIRQRYGDAGVTGFLPQHAVDAPQQITDDTQMTLFTAEGLLRAAPGADPVPALRRAYLRWLETQREEGPAAATDGWLASLPFLYAVRAPGNACMSGLGQQARGYLAPVPLGEPGPVNAHSKGCGTVMRSAPFGLAGMGPDQAFATAARAAQLTHGHPTGYLAAGAFAALIDRVVSGAELSAAVRETVVQLTAFPASAETVAALERAVEVSEQAVSAEQVERVGGGWIAEECLAIAVYCALHAARTGDVRAALLLSVNHSGDSDSTGAVAGNLIGAAHGVSGLPMEWAAAVEGRDVLVQVADDLVMNFGLGDRSGLTARYPHDAGL; encoded by the coding sequence GTGGTGGATTACACGACGATCTTCGATCGGGTCCGTGGCTCCCTGCTGGGCGGGGCGGTGGGGGACGCGCTGGGGTGGCCTATCGAATTCCTGCGGCTGGAGCAGATCCGGCAGCGCTATGGCGACGCGGGGGTGACGGGCTTCCTGCCGCAGCATGCGGTGGACGCGCCGCAGCAGATCACCGATGACACGCAGATGACGCTGTTCACCGCGGAGGGGCTGCTGCGGGCGGCGCCGGGCGCCGACCCGGTGCCCGCGCTGCGCCGCGCGTATCTGCGCTGGTTGGAGACCCAGCGCGAAGAGGGGCCCGCCGCCGCGACCGACGGATGGCTGGCGAGCCTGCCGTTTCTGTACGCGGTGCGCGCGCCGGGAAACGCCTGCATGTCCGGGCTGGGACAGCAGGCCAGGGGATATCTCGCCCCCGTGCCGCTCGGTGAACCCGGACCGGTGAACGCGCATTCGAAGGGCTGCGGCACGGTCATGCGGTCCGCGCCGTTCGGACTGGCCGGTATGGGCCCGGACCAGGCGTTCGCCACGGCCGCGCGTGCCGCGCAATTGACCCACGGGCATCCCACGGGTTATCTCGCCGCGGGCGCGTTCGCGGCACTGATCGATCGCGTGGTGAGCGGTGCCGAGCTGTCGGCGGCGGTACGGGAGACGGTCGTTCAGCTCACCGCGTTTCCCGCGAGCGCGGAAACCGTGGCGGCATTGGAACGCGCCGTCGAGGTGTCCGAGCAAGCGGTGTCGGCCGAGCAGGTCGAGCGGGTGGGCGGAGGGTGGATCGCCGAAGAGTGCCTGGCCATCGCGGTGTATTGCGCCCTGCACGCGGCCAGGACCGGCGACGTGCGCGCGGCGCTGCTGCTGTCGGTGAACCACTCCGGCGATTCCGATTCCACCGGCGCGGTGGCGGGCAATCTGATCGGCGCCGCGCACGGTGTGTCCGGGCTGCCGATGGAGTGGGCGGCCGCGGTGGAAGGGCGCGACGTGCTGGTCCAGGTCGCCGACGATCTCGTCATGAACTTCGGGCTCGGCGACCGGTCCGGGCTGACCGCGCGCTACCCCCACGACGCGGGGTTGTGA
- a CDS encoding LysR family transcriptional regulator: MARPDLNLLITLDVLLEEGSVTRAGERLALSPSAMSRQLARLRRATGDPLLVRAGRGLAPTPRAVELRDRVRDLVRDAEDVLRPVGELDLAGLDRTFTVRSTDGFVERFGPDLVAEAGRAAPGVRLRFVQKAKRDHGALRDGGVDLEIGVIDRALPPDIANTALFTDRFVGVVRSAHPLHTGAVTTARYASARHVHVARRGLDEGLVDEAMRPTGYRRDIVTVVDGFGAALALARTSDLVATVPERHTEILRRGMRSFALPFRAPEVTVSLLWHVRLQADPAHRWLRGRVLDVCRTPKTE, translated from the coding sequence ATGGCGCGGCCCGACCTGAACTTGCTGATCACCTTGGACGTCCTGCTCGAGGAGGGCAGCGTGACGCGGGCCGGCGAACGACTCGCCCTCAGCCCCTCGGCGATGAGCCGCCAGCTCGCGCGGTTGCGCCGGGCCACCGGCGACCCGCTGCTCGTGCGGGCAGGTCGCGGGCTGGCGCCGACGCCGCGCGCGGTGGAACTGCGCGACCGCGTGCGCGATCTCGTCCGCGATGCCGAAGACGTGCTACGTCCGGTCGGCGAGCTGGACCTGGCCGGGCTGGACCGCACTTTCACCGTGCGCAGCACCGACGGATTCGTGGAGAGGTTCGGCCCGGATCTGGTGGCCGAAGCCGGCCGCGCCGCGCCGGGCGTGCGACTGCGGTTCGTCCAGAAGGCCAAGCGCGACCACGGTGCTCTGCGCGACGGCGGTGTCGACCTGGAGATCGGAGTCATCGACCGCGCACTGCCTCCGGACATCGCGAACACGGCGCTGTTCACCGACCGGTTCGTCGGAGTGGTGCGCAGCGCGCATCCGCTGCACACCGGCGCCGTCACGACGGCCCGCTACGCCTCCGCGCGGCATGTCCACGTCGCACGGCGCGGTCTGGACGAGGGCCTGGTCGACGAGGCCATGCGCCCCACCGGCTACCGGCGCGACATCGTGACGGTGGTGGACGGCTTCGGGGCCGCCTTGGCGCTGGCCAGGACCTCGGATCTGGTCGCGACGGTGCCGGAGCGGCACACCGAGATCCTGCGGCGTGGCATGCGTTCGTTCGCGCTGCCGTTTCGTGCTCCCGAGGTGACGGTGTCGTTGCTGTGGCACGTCCGGCTCCAGGCCGACCCGGCTCACCGATGGCTGCGCGGCCGTGTGCTCGACGTGTGCCGGACGCCGAAGACCGAGTGA
- a CDS encoding MFS transporter gives MRTTPARRSYPRPLLALSLTTLLPSLSISVANVALPTMAAAFDASFHEVQWIVLAYLLATTTLIVGAGRLGDLVGRRRLLLVGISVFTLATLLCGLAPDLVFLVAARALQGAGAACMMALTMALVGETVPKNRTGSAMGLLGTMSAVGTALGPSLGGVLVAAFGWRAIFLLVVPIGLLTLALSARALPPSTPRNRSDRASFDILGTSLLAITLGCYALALTVQGNSFGPLGLGLLGACAVGLGLFVVAERRVSSPLLHIATFRDPVLAAGLTTSALVSAVVMTTLVVGPFHLARALHLAPAVVGLVMSAGPAVSALTGVPAGRATDRFGAGRMVVVGLGAVIGGTAALAVLPGAAGVVGYVLPLMITTCGYALFQAANNTTVMKDVAPHQRGVVSGMLNLSRNLGLITGASVMGAVFAFAVGAGDVTVAAPEQVARGTQWTFAVAALLVTLGLAMVLAVRVGGSGPRRRPSAQALDGDQLD, from the coding sequence GTGCGGACAACCCCCGCACGCCGTTCGTACCCCCGGCCGCTGCTCGCGCTGTCGCTGACAACGCTGCTGCCCTCGCTGAGCATCAGCGTCGCCAACGTCGCGCTGCCGACCATGGCGGCGGCTTTCGATGCCTCCTTCCACGAGGTCCAGTGGATCGTCCTCGCCTATCTGCTGGCCACCACGACACTGATCGTCGGTGCGGGGCGGCTCGGTGACCTCGTCGGCCGGCGGCGGTTGCTGCTCGTGGGCATCAGCGTGTTCACGCTCGCGACGCTGCTGTGCGGCCTCGCCCCGGATCTGGTCTTCCTGGTCGCGGCCCGGGCGCTGCAAGGAGCGGGCGCCGCCTGCATGATGGCGCTGACGATGGCCCTCGTCGGCGAAACCGTTCCGAAGAACCGCACCGGCAGCGCCATGGGGTTGCTCGGGACGATGTCCGCGGTAGGCACCGCGCTGGGCCCCTCGCTCGGCGGAGTTCTCGTCGCCGCCTTCGGCTGGCGTGCGATCTTCCTGCTCGTCGTGCCGATCGGGCTTCTCACGCTAGCTCTCTCAGCCCGCGCACTGCCCCCATCCACACCGCGAAACCGTTCTGATCGCGCTTCTTTCGATATTCTCGGCACTTCGTTGCTCGCCATCACCCTCGGCTGCTACGCGCTGGCCCTGACGGTCCAGGGCAACTCGTTCGGCCCGCTCGGTCTCGGGCTGCTCGGTGCGTGCGCGGTGGGTCTCGGACTGTTCGTCGTGGCCGAGCGGCGGGTGTCCTCCCCGCTGCTGCACATCGCGACGTTCCGTGATCCGGTCCTGGCCGCCGGTCTCACGACGAGTGCGCTGGTTTCGGCCGTGGTGATGACCACGCTGGTGGTGGGACCCTTTCATCTCGCTCGCGCCCTGCATCTCGCTCCGGCGGTCGTCGGGTTGGTGATGTCGGCCGGTCCGGCGGTGTCCGCCCTCACCGGTGTGCCCGCGGGGCGCGCCACCGATCGCTTCGGCGCCGGGCGGATGGTCGTCGTCGGGCTCGGCGCGGTCATCGGCGGCACGGCCGCGCTCGCGGTGCTGCCCGGGGCCGCGGGGGTCGTCGGATATGTCCTGCCGCTGATGATCACGACGTGCGGCTACGCGCTGTTCCAAGCGGCCAACAACACCACGGTCATGAAAGACGTCGCGCCGCACCAGCGCGGTGTGGTGTCGGGCATGCTGAATCTTTCCCGCAACCTGGGTCTCATCACGGGAGCCTCGGTCATGGGAGCCGTCTTCGCTTTCGCGGTCGGCGCGGGGGATGTCACCGTCGCCGCGCCGGAGCAGGTGGCACGAGGTACACAGTGGACCTTCGCCGTCGCAGCGCTTCTCGTCACCCTCGGGCTCGCGATGGTCCTGGCCGTACGGGTGGGTGGCTCGGGTCCGCGTCGGCGGCCGAGTGCCCAAGCGCTCGACGGCGACCAGCTGGACTGA
- a CDS encoding alpha/beta hydrolase, whose amino-acid sequence MSASRYLGALVSALATAVAASVLSVPPAGAEPARAHVVGQVPLGGSVSQIDVYSPSMDRVVTNRVIRAAGGGPAPTLYLLTGIGGGVDGISWWDDTDVRGFFADKHVNVVMPVGGAFSMYTDWLADDPAVGRNRWQTYLTRELPATLDTELGATGRNAIAGVSMSAGSAIDLAIQAPEVYDAVAAYSGCPWAADAVGAAMVSAQVIRGGGNPGNMWGAPGDAIWRAHDAFANAGALAGKTIYLSAASGTPGAIDRGLPFPPIEAIASSCTAAFADRLDELGLPAIHINRSEGSHTWGQFETDLHDSWPHLARALGA is encoded by the coding sequence GTGAGTGCTTCTAGGTATTTGGGCGCGCTCGTCAGCGCGCTCGCGACCGCTGTCGCGGCGTCCGTCCTTTCCGTTCCCCCCGCCGGAGCCGAGCCCGCACGGGCGCACGTGGTCGGGCAAGTTCCGCTCGGCGGCTCGGTGTCCCAGATCGATGTCTATTCACCGTCTATGGATCGGGTGGTCACCAATCGGGTGATCCGCGCGGCGGGTGGCGGTCCCGCGCCCACGCTCTACCTGCTCACCGGCATCGGCGGTGGGGTCGACGGCATCTCGTGGTGGGACGACACGGACGTGCGGGGGTTCTTCGCCGACAAGCACGTCAACGTGGTGATGCCGGTCGGCGGCGCCTTCAGCATGTACACCGACTGGCTCGCCGACGATCCGGCGGTCGGGCGCAACCGGTGGCAGACCTACCTCACCCGGGAACTGCCCGCCACGCTCGACACCGAGCTCGGCGCGACCGGACGCAACGCGATCGCCGGAGTGTCGATGAGCGCGGGCTCCGCGATCGACCTCGCGATCCAGGCGCCCGAGGTGTACGACGCGGTGGCGGCCTACAGCGGCTGTCCGTGGGCGGCGGACGCCGTCGGCGCGGCGATGGTGAGCGCGCAGGTCATCCGGGGCGGGGGCAATCCGGGCAACATGTGGGGCGCGCCGGGTGACGCGATCTGGCGGGCCCACGATGCTTTCGCCAACGCCGGCGCTCTGGCCGGGAAGACCATCTACTTGTCCGCGGCTTCGGGCACGCCGGGCGCGATAGATCGCGGCCTGCCGTTCCCACCGATCGAGGCGATAGCGAGCTCCTGCACGGCGGCCTTCGCCGATCGCCTCGACGAGCTCGGGCTACCTGCGATCCACATCAACCGCTCGGAGGGCTCGCACACCTGGGGGCAGTTCGAGACGGATCTGCACGACTCCTGGCCGCACCTGGCCCGCGCACTCGGCGCATAA